In Zingiber officinale cultivar Zhangliang chromosome 1A, Zo_v1.1, whole genome shotgun sequence, the DNA window TTTTAAGACAATACTGTCCACTCACCTAAAATTGTAAATCTCTTTCATCAGTCCATAACAATCCATGAAGAATGAATAAAAAAACTTACAATATCCTCCAACTAAGGCTTGACATACCCACAGGGTCCTAAAATTCCAACTCACAATGCAATATTTGATTAACAACATCTAAGGCCAAACATTGGATCATACAATcacattgatcctgtctgaaaccGGAGATGATTACTAGGCAGATGACGTGGCTTCCTAGTTGACCGCTGGAAGACTTCCAAGAAGAAAACTCCACTGAGATGCTGGCCTGCATATCACAGAGAAAACTAAAGAAAACACTAGCGACCGGGCCAAGGAAAGGGTCACTGGCGTAGGCaccccgacgctcaagtcaggtagctGGTGGAGAAGATGAATCATAGCTAGTACTAAGAATCAAGCGTGGGTGTGAGTAGATGTGTATGCATACCTTGTCAATGGAGAGGACCCCCCTTTTTATAACATCCCTCACGGTCATATCGTGAtgaggtgtcagggaatgtcgggtgttagAATATGCCGTAGAGACTCATCCTAGTATAGGAAGGTTCTATAACTAACACCTGTTATACTAGCAAAATATTCTCTGACAAATACCTGTCGTTCTGACGGGCAGTTATGATTTTCTGACAATGTTACCCTCGAAAGGTCCGATCGACCTTCACACCTGTTGGATTAGTAAGATAGGCTCTGATAGCTTTGCGCTTAACAAGTCCAATCGGTCTAAGAACCCGGCGGTTTGCTATTGGGAAGTTCAATGACTCTGGTTAGCCGACCGGGTATAGACCGGTTGATCGGATATGGTGAATCTTGCTCCTGTAGAATGAGCTGTGCACTTGCCATCCGACCAGCCTAGGGACTAGTCGGATTAATACTGCAAATTTACTTGGTGATAGATTATGATCCAGTTGTTCAATCGGCTATAGGGTCGGTCGCTCTGATAGTGGAAACCCTGTATCGATGCTCTGGACTTCTGACTTGCCCTAAGGCCTGCTCGGTGGGTATTGTAGTTCTGTCTGCTACTGAACTGTGCTGTATACCTAAGTGGCCTCTCGACTCAATATTGGAGGTCATGAATCTAAGGGGTAGCCAAGCGGTCCTTGGAATCTCTGATCGGATACTAACGATTCTGTAATAAGCTGAACTAACTGTCTGATCGGCTTCAAGGCTTAACCCCATCAGCCGCTGGAAACTTTGGTGACTCGGGCCAAGTGCACACCCGAGCGGCCATTGGCCTGATTGGGCCCCTGATCCACTCGGGATGGCAAGGCGGAACTTAGCCTATTGATATGACTATATATATGACTGTTCTCTAGACTGATCGGCTTGAGACCATTCCGAGCGGTCTTTGGGCCGCTCTGCTTCCTTCCTGTATTCCCTTACCACGTCAACTGGAATTTGACTGCCCCTATCCTTGACTTGGACCGCCACCTCATCCAGATGGACCAGCCCTAATACGCCGTATCACACATAGACAATCTTTTCCAAATCAAGCTTAGAATTAGATTCATTCTAAGAAAATATTAGGACTTAGGCTATTTCAATATAGGTAGACATATAgaagagtaaaaaaaaataagtgcATGGGAAAAATAGGTAATGTTACAAGGACAACCTCAAGAAGTTTATTTTACTGTTAGGGAAAAAAACCTTGGGAAAATATTCAGTGACAATCATCATTGGGCAATGATGACTTTGAGCAACAACACCGAAGAACAGAGCAATGTTTGGATGTCGTATTTGTTGAAGCACGATAACTTCATCTCTGAACGCCCTTCTGCAAAAGATGTGCAAGACCAAATCAGAAACAAAATGACTTTTCATTTTTGAGAAGATTGACTGTCCAAACTTTTAAGAAAATCTGCTAATGTATTCAATATACAAACCAGAAAGATTTAGACTACAAAAACAATGGTGACAACCCCATGAAAAAGTGTGAATGGATTTGGATTGAAATTTTCAGTTTTTCTTTTCTAAAGTGTTTCTAACAGTTAAGTGCAACTAAATCTGGATTGAAAAAACTAACCAAAGCACAAATGTAATGAGTCTAGAAAGTGAACAGTGCATATATCAAAATATCTACAAACAGAAGAATAACCCACAGTTTATCCGCTTTGGCTGTTGAGTCTACACCGAAATTTTTAACAGTGACAGGAAGTTTGAGCCATTCTGCTTGTACACTCATTTCCTAGAAAATATTGGTAAATGAAGAGGAAAGACATTGTTAGGTACATgttaaaataatgaaaaatatggAGTTTATGGACCAATATAATTTAGCAGATAGTTTCCaacataaaaatttgaaattttctagcCCAAACAAATAGTAAGTTTCATTTTGGTAATAGCAAATATATTCTCTACACATCAACGAACATCCATCTCAATTGAACTGATATTAGATGCAGGGAATATCAGTTGTAGCATATTATGCATCGGTCAAGTCTGAATAAAGTAATAGATATTCATAGCATATTATGCAACATAAATGACTTGTAGCAAAACTTACACAAAAGGTACAAGGTTATGCACAAGGTTATGCACAAGGTTTCAAATCGATTGGAGGCACAGCTGAACCATCTTGTTGTGGCCCCCAGCCCAACCAATAAATGTCACTACGTCGACAATGGCAACATAGTTTTTGTTGCACTTAATTCAGATTAAGAGTAGGTTAGTCTAGGTCAATACTATCCAAAACCAGCCAAGAGAACATCCTTTAATTTTAGCAGACCCCACTaatgggataagacttggttgttattGTAGTATCACAAAGAAATGAAACACcataaaagagaagagagagaaatcaaTATGCATTCATATTCAGTACCTACGTTTATTCACGTTTCAAATTTCTGTTTATGTCAATTTAAGTCCAACTTTCAATTAGTCAAAAAATATTTATCCGTAGATGTCTTGGGTGTATCTTTTAATTTGAATCATAAAAATTTAAACGGTAAATCTTAATTAGGATGCCACAAAATAATAAACACATTCAATGCACAAAACCAATTGGGTATTAGTAAATGTTGAAATATTAAACAAATTCTTATTAAATTTCTCGAAAGTGTAGGAAAAATATAATAGCTTAGCTATCTTTATGAAAAATATGGAGTTTATGGACCAATATAATTTAGCAGATAGTTTCCaacataaaatttgaaattttctagcCCAAACAAATAGTAAGTTTCATTTTGGTAATAGCAAATATATTCTCTACACATCAACGAACATCCATCTCAATTGAACTGATATTAGATGCAGGGAATATCAGTTGTAGCATATTATGCATCGGTCAAGTCTGAATAAAGTAATAGATATTCATAGAATATTATGCAACATAAATGACTTGTAGCAAAACTTACACAAAAGGTACAAGGTTATGCACAAGGTTTCAAATTGATTGGAGGCACAGCTGAACCATCTTGTTGTGGCCCCCAGCCCAACCAATAAATGTCACTACGTCGACAATGGCAACATAGTTTTTGTTGCACTTAATTCAGATTAAGAGTAGGTTAGTCTAGGTCAATACTATCCAAAACCAGCCAAGAGAACATCCTTTAATTTTAGCAGACCCCACTAAtgagataagacttggttgttattGTAGTATCACAAAGAAATGAAACACcataaaagagaagagagagaaatcaaTATGCATTCATATTCAGTACCTACGTTTATTCACGTTTCAAATTTCTGTTTATGTCAATTTAAGTCCAACTTTCAATTAGTCAAAAAATATTTATCCGTAGATGTCTTGGGTGTATCTTTTAATTTGAATCATAAAAATTTAAACGGTAAATCTTAATTAGGATGCCACAAAATAATAAACACATTCAATGCACAAAACCAATTGGGTATTAGTAAATGTTGAAATATTAAACAAATTCTTATTAAATTTCTCGAAAGTGTAGGAAAAATATAATAGCTTAGCTATctttattaattttcaaaagagttAGTTTAGTTTTTCGATAAATTTGTTTACTTATATCAGAAAATTTTATTAGGAAGAATTAGTGTCATCAATATATAAAAGTGTTAGAATCCTATGTATTAGTTGCCTCATTAATTTGAGAGTTAATTTTTCCAATTTAAGACACGGTACCAGAGCTAATCTTGTTTCTCTAAGTCATAGATCACAGACGTCAATGCCTCCACAAGAATCTTGTCTACTACACCTCAAAGTCGCTTGTTCGCCAGGAAAACTAATGTCTCCCACATATCCTATTTTCCAATAATATCGATGATATCTTCCTTATCAATTATTTATTCTACTCTATTCTATCTTCTTTTATGTCACCAATTATATgtccttttttctttttatttctactacCAAGTAGATATTTCTAAGCATAGAATTTATTATCTTCTTTTGCAGTAAAATTATCTTCAACTTTCCTTTTTGTTCTTCTCTTCTTATATTTTGTCAACCATAGCCACCGAAATCCTTGCTATCTTTCTTTGATTGAAATCTACCACTATCCAAGTTAGAATAATTAGTTTCATCATTATGATTTTGTATCTCCTTCTCTCCTTATCATCACACATTGTTTCCTCCACTGCATCCTCTGCTCATTTATTGTCATCTTCATTTTTTGTTGTTTTGTTGCACCACCATCATTAATTGCCTATTCTCGTCCATTCTCAATTTTTGCCTATTTCCTTTTACCCATCCAGCAAACAGAACCAGATCCGGCCAGGTCCGAATCAGCCCATTTGTAAGGCTTGCCACCAAGTTCTGCATCCTCctaaaaagatagaaaagaaccTAGAATAAAATCAGAAACTCAACCAAGAACAGAAACCAGAATCAGAATCTAGAATTCAGATCAAAACCAGAACCAAAACCCATAACAGATTTAGTACCCAGAacagaaataaaatctaaaaaagaaaTAGAACCTCGAATAAAACGAGAACCTAGAAAAGAACTAGAACCCAGAACACACAATCCATAACCCCAAACATAGAATCCAGATATAAAATCAGAACCCAAAGACCAGAAACCAGAAATTCAAGAACTAGGAATGAAAACCCTGACCACATAATTCAGAACAGAACAAAAAACCCAGAAAACAAAATCTAAAACACAGAACCACAGAACCCCAGAACATAAACCATAACCCAGAAACCAAAATCTAGAACACAGAAATTAGAACCAAGAAATGAGAACAAAAATCAACATAAACCAGAACCTTGAAACTGGAAATCAGAAACCATAACCGTGAAACCAGTTATCATAAATCAAAACCCTAAAACTACAGCCTAGAAGCATAACCCAGAAATCATAAACTAAACACAAAATCGAGGACCAGATAGACCAGACAATAGACCTGACAGATAAGAtcagaaaaagagaaaaaaagagtATCTAATAAAGTGTTCTCACAGTATTGTATTCAAGCTGGGAATAGAAAACTTTGATTCGCCAGCTCAAGGGAGAAGTTGAAATATTCAACAAattcttattttatattttccattGATTAATATTTGTATGTAAACAAATGGATGGACTAAAATCTCATTTGAGTTGATGATAAAACACTTTAAAGTGTACAACAGCATATCAAGTGTTGGCATAGTACTAAAATAATACCATTTTGGTTGGAAATTAAAATAGTGACAAAACATGGTAATTTGTACTTTAAACCTGCAATTGATGTCATATGTATTCAACTACTTGGTCAAGCACATGAAAGAGTCCTGAGAATGGtatctgatccggtggtaagggcgggggaccctcgttggcggaaggtcaacgacacgtggaggtcaaaggtcaagagattcaaccttgAGACCCGGTCGACCGGATGAATCGGGCCGACCGGCTGTGAATCCTcccgagccgaatgaaagacaacccgactaggggtcgggtttccgatgctcaaggtaaaagggtTTCAAGGGCCGAGCAggatgtccgttcggccggtgcacaaggcaacacaggcaagagcagtctcatccgagcatacgaccgatgTAGAAGTGATATGTCTGCCGAGCGGCCGACCCGCTcgaccctggaacagacaggaaacgcaagaggacaaaggaggtaggggataacatcatcctcgagacgcctgccgccggcaagcagcagagttggcggtcgAGCGGTACAAtggatcatacggcggaagcttccaccgtcacatccgggatatgctcggacgattgcggaatggcgccagaggtacttttctaacagaggcttgttaaggtatgtttggggaagcgtgcacgcatagggaagcatgcacgcatctccccggggtcctatataaggacccccagatgtCGACAAAGGTATGCACAaatctttactgtagccacattacgctgcctctctcgttgcctgacttgagcgtcggagggctgtcgccaggaaacccctcccggctcggcttctttgcaggttcgccggaggtctacaccaccagtcggagacagcagaGCGTGCCACGTCTCcaacgtccgtcgactcagcgctcggacaggatcaatatccaTTGAGGAAAATATCACCATTAAGGTCAATTTCCGACTAATGCATATCAAAGTCCGTGATGCAGATCTAGATAAGCATCATTGGGCAATTATCATTCAGTCTTATTCCTCTTTTTTTCACTTAAGTATGCTTGCCATTTTTCAGttcagtatgtttgtttgttAACAATATTAATTAGGGTCAAGGATGCCTTAAACATAGTGATAAATGATATGTTCTTTTTCTCTCAATTAGTGGTGTTCTCCTTGAATCTTAGGAGGGGTAAAGCCTCCAACAATGACAAGTTGTCACCTTGACACATATTTGTGTTTATCCCCATTAGTCTTCTTTGATCTTTCTCCTCTTTGGTGATATTTCTCCTTATGAATCTTGTCTATCTTAGGCATAGTTACGTGCGGTAAATTGGTAATGCTTATTCTAATTAACTAAATCATTTTTGCATATGATTGTCTTAGCCTAACAATGAGTTTCTCAAAATTATTTCTATGCCTCAAACTTTATCTCCTGGTATGATAGATAAAAAATATTATGGGGAATAACTAACCTTAGTACATCATTATAAGATCCACATCTATGTTTGATATCTTATACAATAAACAAGTATGGGTAACATAGGCTAACAAGTAGTGCCAAATGGTGAAAGGAAATTATGTAGCGAACAATGCAGTTGGATTGAGGACTAATATACTTTTTTTATGCATTAATTATTATCTTTTGTATAGTTAGTCAACTCCAATTTACATGGATAGCTAATTAGAAAAAGCATTCTAAAGCCAAAAACTAAGAGAGTACTTGTATACAACAACCTAGTCAATATCaacaaaagagaagaaaaaaagcaAAGTGGCTTTTTATTTAAGGCTAATTGTTGCAATAGTTGAAGGTGTGAGCTGAAATATACCATAGATGTGTCAACATTGTTTCCAAAATGAAGTTCACTCGGATCAATTTCACATTCAGAAAACATGTTAGCGATGTCATCATGGATAGGAACAACCTACATagcaccaaaaaaaaataaagccaTAAAtttgcagaagaagaaaaaaattgtgGCAACTCAATTCTCATCTTACCAAAGAGATTAATGATTTTTAGATGATATACCTGAGGTTTTGCCCCATGCTTCATCAAAAGCTTGATTACTTCATCTTTTTTGAACCTCAATGCTACTTCAAGTGGCTAATAGGAGAAATAGTGAGAATATTGACTTCAATTAACTAAAACAAAAAGTTTACTGATATCTGTAGATTATCAATTTCCTTATGAATATTACAAAGACCCTCTGCCAGCAGCCATCTTCTGAGGATGTTTGATACCTGAGTATTGTCTCTCTTTGCAATTACTTCATCACTCGAGCCCATTTGAAccatatttatattatatttccTATTCTGTCTTCAGAGTACAAGTTTATTTACCTTGTCATTTAAATAATTCATATGTTGGAGTTATGATACTGGTTACTATTTGATAATGTAGGATGTGCGTTTTGTTATATATGTCTCTTGTTCGGGCTAAGTACATTAATGTCATTTTGCCTAATCTATGATGTCAACAAATCTTTATTTTGACCATAGAAAATGCCAAAGAGGTTGACAAGCAGGCATGGAAGCACAAGCAAGTCAAAGAGTATTACAAAATGTGTAAATCAAACTCTTAATCTGTAAGGTAAAAAAACAATCTAAACgggaaaaaaaacataattttttaagcAAAATATTTCTTGCTATGAAAAAACAACAGGGGAAAGTTGTTGTTACAATATTTGATCATTTCACAGTTGAGGAAAGATTTCATTTTGCCTCAACaatatctttttttcttttttactttttttttttttgtagaagaaTCACAGACCTTGCAAATTATCTTCAGTTTGCCCTCATGCAGTCATGCTTACCTTTGTTAGGTAACCTATATGTCAGGGACATGCTTACCTTTGTTAGTCTGATCACTGGCGCCAATATCGATTATGTTTATAACTTAATATCAAAAAAGAACATTCATTAAAATTATAATCAATacaacatttattttgaaaaatttgtaTGTATAATAAATATACTGGAAATCCACGATATAAATTTAAGTCATCATCAGTCTTTATCAGTAACTATTATTATAAGATCAAAATGTGTGCCATGTTATTTTACTCAAGACCTGTCAACTcaatatattttctttaaaagaaaTACAATACAGGTCTACATGAAAACATAATTTTCATcacaaaaatatatcaaaaatatattaaaaagaaAATGTAGATGAGTGTGAAATAGAGAATAGAACACGGACACAAaatttattgattctaaattgcgaatgataaaattatttaaactgattttgaaaacgaaaaaaaaaaatcagattccACTTGAAAAACCATTACAGTAAAACAAGAACAAAGCAGTTAAAGAAAGATTTCAGGGTTTTGGGGTTTTGGTTTAGGGTTCGCATCTAATTAAATTCATTCAAGTAATTGAAAAATGAGCGACGCACCGTGTTGCCTTCTACGTCCTCCGCGTCGACCATAGCTCCCAAGTCTATCAGACAATCAACAACGTCAACTGAACCCATGGCTGCGGCCATGTGCAAGGCGGTGCTACCAGTGCTGTTGCGGAAGTTGACATTAGCACCATAGTGAGAAATTATACCCTTAATTCCGGAGATGTTTGAATAGAAGACGCTGAGAAAAAGAAGATCCTTTCGGTTTTTCAAACAAAAAGACGGAATGTAGGATTCGAGGAGGACGCTTTCGTCTGGGATGATTTCTCCTGCTCTTGGTATGATGGAAATTTGTCTCCGGGATCTGCCTGTGGACTTGGCATCCATCACTTGTTGGAGAGAGGGTTTGAATTGAATTGAAATGAAATGAGAAGGATTgagaaaggattttttttttttttttaaaaaaaggatgTGAACTAAAAGGTAAGATTTTTAAAGGATAATAAAAAGAATCAGTTTAAGAAATGGGGATCCACtgcctttttatttttaatgataTAATATActtactttaattaaatgatttcttgttattttaaacaaataaaatttacctTATTTTACCTTTATACTTTTGTTATTATTAATCTGCCAAAAATGTCTTAGAGGGAAATtgttttttttaagtaaattGTTTTTTAATGTTGGACAGCAGATGAATAAATGAGAGGAAAATTGGAAAATTACTCATTCtcaagaaattaaaaattatattaacataaaaatcaagataaaatcctaattattctaataaaatttgattgactcttttaaaaactaaaacaaattataatttttttaataaattataaaaattaaataatttttaatagaatttaaattttttaattgtattaTTTTCCTCGACAATTTAATTTGGTCAGGTGAAAAGATCAACGGTCACGAAGCGGAGGTACATTTTTAATAAAATCAGataattattcttttatttcttcaattgttatttttttatacTAATATATTTTCTCGCtgccttttaatttaatttttataccgAATCTGGGTTGATTCTTCTTCTATCATTTCATGGTGTCACAAAGCGAGGTCCCTTCGAGATGATCTAGTGATTAGCACATGAGATATTATCATCAGGAGATTTATAATTCGAATCTTggtaaagtcgagataaataacttttttatgtgttagtcattattcaaAAGATTAGTAGTCGTCTgttatttacctcctccgtgttagtcTCGGGACAAGTTGATGGtgggcactgggggcgagcgtaaTCTGTCATGTAGACTTGCAAGTTTAGAGTAACGAAGATTAGCTTAGATTTGATTAGATTTAAGTTAATGGAACTCAAGTTAGCTCATTTTGAATGTAAATTGTTCTGGAATGATAGAGGCTCAATGTTTCCATTTAGATTGACCAAGTTAATTAAGTTCAGGTTAATTTGAGCTTCAATAGATAAGAGAGAAATTGAGTATATCAAGAATGATCGAATACTTGACGATATCAAAATTCAACGGAAAGTTGATAAAAGGAAAGTCTATGTGTACCACAGAGGACCAAACATTTAGTAATCAAAAGTCCATGTGTATCACAAAGGACCAAAGGACCGGACATTTGGTGATCGAAAGACCAATGAAAATTTGGTAAGGAAAAAATATAAGTAGGTCACGAAGGACCTGATACTTGATGATAAAAAATTCAACGTGAAATTGACAAAGAAAATGTCCAAGTCGATCACAGAGGACTGAATACTTAGTGATCAGAAGTCTAGTGAAAAATTAACAAACAAAAATCTAAATGGATCACAGAGGATCGAGCACTTGGTCATTAGAAGTCTAACATgaaattgacaaaaaaaaatcaaagttaaaGATTAATCGGACACTTAGTAAAGAAGCCTTGGTAGATCACGGATAATCGAATACTGGGCAATAAAAAATCTCAATAAATCATAATTGACTGGATGttaaatagagaaatttttaataGACTAAGGTCAACTGATACTTGACAAAAAGTGAATTCAACTTTTAAGAAATTGAAATTAGGAATAATCGATTGTCAGCGGTAGAATCCGATTGGTAACAATCAATCATTAGGATAATTGATTGACAGTTTGTTTTGGGAGGAGCACGTAAGCTTGTTGAATTGATTGGACTCGTTTCCAAGTTTTTTATTGCAATTAGTCGGGGTGCAAACGAATCAAAGTTTTTGCTTGCAATTAGTCGGGGTGCAAACGAATTGAGTTAGTTTGCGAGTTTCTCAATTGACtcgaaaaatatttgatttgtgtttaaatttatcaaatttgAATCGTACTCAAACATGTTCGAATTTCTTTTGAACCCAAATTTTATTGTTCGATAGTTCACGAGCCGCTCGTGAGccttaatttattaatataagttaaatatatattaaataaataaattacgaGTTTTCTAGTAGCTATTTTCGAATAATAATTTgaatagttcgcgaacatgtttgaatctttcgagccgaattcgaaccTGAGTCCTAATTCGAACTGAACTcgaacaaaaaattttaaatttttcgaacTTCAAATCAAACTTAAACTTGAATATACCTATTTTGAACCGAATTCAAATCTTAAATTTTTCTACCTATTCAATtcgatttgattaatttaaaacccTAGCAATTAGCATGTTTCACACCATTTGACTATCTTTTCCACGTTTGTCAAAACTTATACGGAATGTTAAAAGTAACGCTAAATTCATTCACCCGAGGTGAAAAATTATCAGTTTATGACCAACATTGAGCTTTCTACGTTGCCACTTTATAATGTTGGTAAGTGTCCTTATTTTTGGTACAAAACAATGCCTCAAGGGTAAATAAGATACTATCAAAATGCCTTCTTGAATCGACCTGGAGGAATTTAAAGTATTTCTCTTGGTGTACTGTTTGACACTTGAAACCCTGTTAGATATTGGGGTCTTAAATAGACTAAAAACGATTTTGAAGAAGGaagtcatcaattgttgaaagtcgtaattgacttcaaaattgaaatctacgattcgcgtagatagatttagactattaa includes these proteins:
- the LOC122016414 gene encoding integrin-linked protein kinase 1-like, translating into MDAKSTGRSRRQISIIPRAGEIIPDESVLLESYIPSFCLKNRKDLLFLSVFYSNISGIKGIISHYGANVNFRNSTGSTALHMAAAMGSVDVVDCLIDLGAMVDAEDVEGNTPLEVALRFKKDEVIKLLMKHGAKPQVVPIHDDIANMFSECEIDPSELHFGNNVDTSMEMSVQAEWLKLPVTVKNFGVDSTAKADKLRAFRDEVIVLQQIRHPNIALFFGVVAQSHHCPMMIVTEYFPKGNFRDYLRENKSRKPLLAVQFALDISRGMNYLHEHKSEAIIHRNLEPANILMDDAENLKVGNFSASKLLKESESLKERRPYSTLGINCRYMAPELFCNEDYTTKVDVFSFSLVLQEMIEGCPPFPSKQDLEVAQTYAENLRPPFRASTYAYGLRELIEHCWMRNPADRPTFGEIIQRLTDIGDKIVLNSPQKKVGRLLN